In one Bacillus sp. PK3_68 genomic region, the following are encoded:
- a CDS encoding sulfite exporter TauE/SafE family protein → MVTTTSLLLFIIGIIAGGYGTIVGAGGGFIFVPVLLIVFQMEPTVAAGSGLVLVCINSIAGAIGYAKKKMIHYRIGAAVGMGALPSSIVGVWFLQSYPSNFFYILFASILIALGLFLLAKNVPIRLNRKEALVASSKGKSEHLSIRNKSMEPSLQNPARLMIIQLLTVGFFIGVLSSYLGIGGGWLLVPVLIYLFHISPHQAAATSVFSICLYSSVGGFFQFLYGHVDWEIVIWGGIGVTIGAHLGVISAQKLPSKMIIQMLSILLIVIGFRMYLN, encoded by the coding sequence ATGGTTACTACAACAAGCTTGTTGCTTTTCATTATTGGAATCATCGCCGGGGGATATGGAACAATTGTTGGGGCTGGAGGGGGATTTATATTTGTTCCCGTGCTGTTAATTGTCTTTCAAATGGAACCTACAGTTGCAGCAGGTTCTGGCTTGGTATTGGTATGTATTAATTCCATAGCCGGAGCAATAGGATACGCGAAAAAAAAGATGATTCATTACAGAATAGGGGCTGCTGTGGGAATGGGCGCGTTGCCTAGTTCTATTGTGGGTGTCTGGTTCCTGCAATCCTATCCTTCTAACTTTTTTTATATCCTTTTTGCCAGCATTTTAATTGCATTAGGCTTGTTTTTATTAGCTAAAAATGTGCCAATTCGACTCAACAGAAAAGAAGCTCTAGTAGCTAGCTCCAAGGGGAAATCCGAACACTTATCTATACGAAATAAAAGCATGGAGCCTTCCTTGCAAAACCCCGCTCGTTTAATGATTATACAATTACTAACAGTGGGGTTTTTTATCGGAGTATTATCCAGCTATTTGGGAATAGGCGGCGGCTGGCTTCTTGTTCCAGTCTTAATTTATTTATTTCATATTTCACCTCACCAGGCAGCTGCAACCTCCGTCTTTTCTATATGTTTATACTCTTCGGTTGGGGGGTTCTTTCAATTCTTATATGGTCATGTAGATTGGGAGATAGTTATTTGGGGAGGGATAGGAGTGACCATTGGAGCGCACCTTGGAGTAATTTCAGCCCAGAAACTGCCAAGTAAAATGATTATCCAAATGTTATCCATATTGCTAATAGTTATCGGTTTTCGTATGTATTTAAATTAA
- a CDS encoding MFS transporter, which yields MSQQINTSSSETEKVPIPQYLIISILTIFGIGSQYFSNLSYILNQNIIQNGLHLDSNSLLFPSTLSNLAFALTVPFGPVLTRRIGLKRNYLAFVFIFLCGSIVSVISSGLIILIIGRVIQGLSAGMIFLTILPASLKSFPNKIRNTFLFMVITGLFGASAIGALFGSISLQTDTWRWLFVLNVISSLLCLIIGFFGLPKDEKEKHEHKPVDKTGIFLLTLMMIVLAVPLCNLYQKGFSSQYVWPFFVIAFILLVLFVYVDLKAEVPLIPFATLRAPKPISGTIMAVTAHISLIVALAGINGFLRNNMNLPFLYLSHFYFWFFVGIVVTAILKTFLYDKLGAGVLGFIGSLAVIYVSIQWRMAGADASLFSLYFQAACLSSGISMTLVSGALGTALAGDLHQASMRSVTLHSIRNFLGAVISPVIGWFLTTQNANHYERIREHLDANNPEFKWEMTKLIKHFVEDGLSLSKAKDLASYEIVANAKKAAVLGAYHNLFTLLLILAVVMMLASIGKIATGKGRSLVQKPKRMPLPAPQEKK from the coding sequence ATGAGTCAACAGATAAATACATCTTCATCAGAGACGGAGAAGGTCCCTATTCCTCAATATTTAATTATCTCGATCCTAACTATATTTGGAATAGGATCTCAATATTTTTCAAATCTGTCTTATATTTTGAATCAAAATATTATCCAAAATGGGCTTCATCTGGATTCTAATAGTCTCCTTTTCCCATCGACTTTGTCCAATTTGGCATTCGCATTGACGGTACCGTTTGGACCGGTATTGACGAGGCGCATCGGTCTGAAAAGAAATTACTTGGCCTTTGTTTTTATCTTTCTATGTGGTTCTATCGTCAGTGTCATTTCGTCGGGATTAATTATTTTGATTATTGGAAGAGTCATACAGGGGTTGAGTGCCGGGATGATCTTTCTCACTATTCTGCCGGCCAGTCTAAAGTCATTTCCGAACAAGATTAGGAACACTTTTTTGTTTATGGTTATTACTGGTCTGTTTGGCGCGAGTGCTATTGGCGCTTTGTTCGGTTCTATTTCTTTACAAACGGATACCTGGCGCTGGTTGTTTGTATTAAATGTGATTTCGTCTTTATTATGCTTAATCATTGGTTTCTTTGGATTACCAAAAGATGAAAAGGAAAAACACGAACACAAACCAGTCGACAAAACGGGGATATTTTTATTAACTCTTATGATGATTGTCCTTGCCGTTCCGTTGTGTAATTTATATCAAAAGGGGTTCTCTTCCCAGTATGTATGGCCATTTTTTGTGATTGCCTTTATCCTACTCGTTCTGTTTGTTTATGTTGATCTTAAAGCAGAGGTGCCGTTGATCCCTTTTGCTACATTAAGAGCACCCAAACCCATTTCGGGAACCATTATGGCAGTCACTGCTCATATTTCCTTAATCGTTGCACTTGCCGGTATAAACGGATTTTTAAGAAATAATATGAATCTACCATTTCTATATTTGTCTCATTTTTATTTTTGGTTCTTTGTCGGAATCGTGGTGACAGCCATTCTAAAAACGTTTCTTTATGACAAATTAGGTGCTGGAGTTCTGGGGTTCATTGGCTCTTTAGCCGTCATATATGTCAGCATTCAGTGGAGAATGGCTGGAGCGGATGCTTCTTTGTTCTCGCTTTATTTCCAGGCAGCTTGTTTAAGCAGTGGGATAAGTATGACGCTTGTGTCGGGAGCTCTAGGAACCGCGCTTGCTGGTGATCTTCATCAGGCATCCATGCGGTCTGTTACGTTACATTCCATTCGAAACTTTTTAGGCGCAGTTATTTCACCGGTGATCGGCTGGTTTTTAACGACGCAAAATGCCAATCATTATGAAAGAATAAGGGAGCATTTAGACGCAAACAATCCAGAGTTTAAATGGGAAATGACGAAGTTAATAAAACATTTTGTTGAGGACGGTCTCTCTTTATCAAAGGCTAAGGATTTGGCTTCATATGAAATTGTAGCCAACGCAAAAAAAGCAGCCGTCTTGGGAGCTTATCATAATTTGTTTACTTTATTGCTCATTTTAGCTGTAGTCATGATGCTCGCTTCTATTGGGAAAATTGCTACAGGGAAAGGTAGATCACTTGTTCAAAAGCCGAAAAGGATGCCTTTGCCTGCCCCTCAAGAGAAAAAGTAG
- a CDS encoding iron-containing alcohol dehydrogenase, whose protein sequence is MPWRFRAIGEGQPKSRWLPSYGNGFVVVSLLENFILEWLRMIKEVREFMPKQYSFISPIEIHFGEKSVQKLERIFRELKSKSVFLICDPVVLKLGLVKSVIDIVMRNNIAVKVCDQVEPEPSITLAQQFLDEIHQDRYDLVIGIGGGSALDLAKSVAVLAAHEGRAEEYLNLTQQRKISKKGIKKVLIPTTAGTGAEVTDIAVFSVNETKDVITHKYLLADYVIVDPELTYSLPQQATAASAVDAFTHAIESITSRFSNPLSNAFAKNALERIYQWIRVAVWNGDDRLARQQLSLGSLEAGLSFYNAGVAGVHALAYPLGGQFKVAHGEANAGLLPYVYANIWPSCVRQLAEVGQIIGSYSTGKSERENAKKVVQSLYDLVKDSGLPLSLSAYEVREKDLKNLTRHALLQERLLERSPKKLTEKDIYEIYTNAYTGRLILE, encoded by the coding sequence TTGCCTTGGAGATTTCGTGCGATTGGCGAAGGGCAGCCTAAAAGTCGGTGGCTTCCATCTTACGGAAACGGCTTTGTTGTAGTTTCTTTATTAGAAAATTTTATCCTGGAATGGTTGCGTATGATAAAAGAGGTGAGGGAGTTTATGCCAAAGCAGTATAGCTTTATTTCTCCTATCGAAATCCATTTTGGAGAGAAATCGGTACAAAAGCTCGAACGGATTTTTCGAGAGCTCAAGAGCAAAAGCGTATTTTTAATTTGTGATCCTGTTGTTTTAAAGTTAGGGCTTGTTAAAAGTGTAATAGACATCGTTATGAGAAACAACATTGCTGTAAAAGTTTGTGATCAAGTAGAGCCAGAACCATCTATAACACTAGCGCAACAATTTCTTGATGAGATACACCAAGATCGTTATGACCTTGTAATTGGGATAGGCGGTGGCAGTGCACTAGACTTAGCTAAGTCGGTAGCGGTGTTGGCTGCTCACGAAGGAAGGGCAGAGGAGTATTTAAACTTAACACAGCAAAGAAAGATTTCAAAAAAAGGCATTAAGAAAGTGCTGATTCCTACTACCGCTGGAACGGGTGCGGAGGTAACGGACATTGCGGTATTTAGCGTGAATGAGACAAAAGATGTTATTACTCATAAATATTTACTTGCGGATTACGTAATTGTTGATCCCGAACTAACATATTCACTGCCACAGCAAGCTACTGCTGCAAGTGCTGTAGATGCATTTACTCATGCCATTGAGTCCATTACTTCAAGGTTTTCTAATCCGCTATCCAATGCTTTTGCGAAAAATGCGCTAGAGCGGATTTACCAATGGATCCGAGTAGCTGTTTGGAATGGGGATGATAGACTTGCTCGTCAACAATTATCACTCGGCAGCCTGGAAGCAGGATTAAGTTTTTATAACGCAGGAGTAGCAGGAGTACATGCTTTAGCTTACCCGTTAGGAGGACAGTTCAAAGTAGCGCATGGAGAAGCGAATGCGGGGTTGCTGCCATATGTATATGCGAATATTTGGCCGTCATGCGTGAGGCAGTTAGCCGAGGTAGGCCAGATAATTGGATCTTATTCAACTGGGAAATCTGAACGTGAAAATGCCAAAAAAGTTGTACAGTCGCTATATGATTTGGTTAAGGATTCAGGCTTGCCACTTTCTCTTTCTGCTTATGAAGTGAGGGAAAAGGATTTAAAAAATTTAACAAGACATGCACTTTTACAAGAACGATTATTAGAAAGAAGTCCTAAAAAGTTAACAGAAAAGGATATTTATGAAATTTATACAAACGCATATACTGGAAGGTTAATTTTAGAATAA
- a CDS encoding HlyD family efflux transporter periplasmic adaptor subunit produces the protein MYKRRLILINIIGIVIVVGLIAGGAFFYYENNNFVRTDDAVVSADIMQVVAPASGVLKDWNMKAGKHVAKTEAIGKVSDGKETLPVHAMDSGTVIKNEAKANEMVQAGQVLAETADMNNLYITANIKETDIKNIEVGNSVDITVDGDADTTFNGTIQEIGYATNSVFSALPSENSSGNYTKVTQKVPVKISIQSPSSKVLPGMNAEIKISI, from the coding sequence GTGTATAAAAGACGTCTAATCTTAATCAACATTATAGGGATCGTAATCGTTGTCGGGTTAATTGCTGGTGGAGCATTTTTCTACTATGAAAACAATAATTTTGTGCGAACAGATGATGCTGTCGTATCGGCTGATATTATGCAAGTGGTTGCACCAGCTTCAGGTGTATTGAAGGATTGGAATATGAAAGCGGGTAAACATGTTGCCAAAACAGAAGCTATAGGCAAGGTATCAGATGGGAAAGAAACTCTTCCTGTTCACGCAATGGATTCAGGAACAGTGATTAAAAATGAAGCTAAAGCAAATGAAATGGTTCAGGCGGGTCAGGTTTTAGCAGAGACGGCAGACATGAATAATCTGTATATTACTGCGAACATTAAAGAAACAGATATAAAAAATATCGAAGTTGGAAACAGCGTAGATATTACTGTTGATGGGGATGCAGACACTACTTTTAATGGCACCATTCAAGAGATTGGTTATGCTACAAATTCTGTGTTCTCAGCACTTCCTTCTGAAAACTCGAGTGGCAATTACACAAAAGTAACTCAAAAAGTCCCGGTAAAAATCTCTATTCAAAGTCCTTCTTCTAAGGTATTGCCTGGCATGAACGCAGAAATTAAAATTTCCATTTAA
- a CDS encoding SDR family oxidoreductase, translating to MGKLINKKVCVITGGTGGIGYHLSLGFHEAGYQVIALDREQRNPLAGGIAFIKTDVSIAEEVQHAFKQITVQYGTVHVLINNAAISVFSKPISDISIEEFDAVLNVNLRGSFICAKEFIHANSGQDYGRIINIASTRWNQNEANWEAYGSSKGGLVSLTNTLAVSLSNRPITVNAISPGWIQTEGYEKLTYTDHAQHPSGRVGIPRDIVNACLFLADEQNDFINGHNLVIDGGMTKKMVYEE from the coding sequence ATGGGAAAATTAATAAACAAAAAAGTATGCGTCATCACGGGCGGAACAGGCGGAATTGGATATCATCTTTCGTTAGGATTTCATGAAGCAGGATATCAAGTGATTGCGTTAGACAGGGAACAGCGTAATCCTTTGGCTGGAGGTATAGCTTTTATTAAAACAGATGTCAGTATAGCAGAAGAGGTTCAGCATGCATTTAAACAAATTACTGTCCAATATGGCACGGTACACGTGCTGATTAATAATGCAGCTATCTCCGTATTCTCTAAACCTATCTCTGATATTTCTATTGAGGAATTTGATGCAGTGCTCAATGTTAATTTACGAGGCAGCTTTATTTGTGCAAAGGAATTTATTCATGCGAACAGCGGCCAAGATTATGGACGAATCATTAATATTGCCTCCACAAGATGGAATCAAAATGAAGCCAATTGGGAAGCGTATGGCTCATCAAAAGGAGGACTCGTTTCCTTAACAAATACATTGGCGGTATCTCTTAGCAACAGACCAATCACTGTGAATGCTATAAGCCCCGGCTGGATACAAACAGAAGGGTATGAAAAATTAACATACACAGATCATGCTCAGCACCCATCTGGCCGTGTTGGCATTCCGAGAGATATTGTTAATGCCTGCTTGTTTTTAGCTGATGAGCAGAATGATTTTATCAATGGGCATAATTTAGTGATCGATGGCGGCATGACGAAGAAAATGGTGTATGAAGAATAG
- a CDS encoding thioesterase family protein: protein MYTTTLTPRISETDAVGHINNTTIPIWLEAGRHQIFALFNPDHKFHDWKMIIVKTTIEYKEQIFFGVDIEVCCWVKRVGHTSLELYEEIWQAGKKCVISSTVYVNFNKEHQRSEAIPSSLRMELEQHLLI, encoded by the coding sequence ATGTATACAACAACGCTTACTCCCCGAATTTCTGAAACAGATGCTGTAGGGCATATTAATAACACTACTATTCCAATCTGGCTAGAAGCCGGGCGTCATCAAATCTTTGCTTTGTTTAACCCGGATCATAAATTTCACGATTGGAAAATGATCATTGTTAAGACAACGATTGAGTACAAGGAGCAAATCTTTTTTGGGGTGGATATTGAAGTTTGCTGTTGGGTAAAAAGGGTTGGCCATACTAGCTTGGAGCTGTATGAGGAAATTTGGCAGGCAGGGAAAAAGTGTGTAATTTCTTCTACTGTTTATGTGAATTTTAATAAAGAACATCAGCGGAGCGAAGCAATTCCTTCTTCACTTCGCATGGAATTAGAACAACATTTACTTATATGA
- a CDS encoding MarR family transcriptional regulator produces the protein MNQDSLQSIEYEIALLVRLTTAQSPKLGSLDRSEYLLLSELDENGPLGINVLAEKLLLNISTASRQVSTLEAKNYIVRYPDPQNGRISLLEITQEGQKILHKVQKARFAAYAEVLHDWTKEELEELDANLTRLNRDFKKWRK, from the coding sequence TTGAATCAGGATTCACTCCAATCGATTGAATATGAAATCGCCCTGCTGGTTCGGCTTACAACCGCTCAGAGTCCGAAGTTGGGGAGCTTGGATCGATCCGAATATCTTTTGTTAAGTGAATTAGATGAAAATGGACCTTTAGGTATTAACGTACTTGCTGAAAAATTGTTGCTAAATATTTCTACGGCCAGTAGGCAGGTAAGCACTTTGGAAGCGAAGAATTACATCGTTCGTTATCCTGATCCGCAGAATGGACGAATTAGCCTGCTAGAGATTACTCAAGAAGGACAAAAGATACTACATAAAGTTCAAAAAGCTCGGTTTGCCGCATATGCAGAAGTGCTTCATGACTGGACAAAGGAAGAATTAGAAGAGTTAGATGCAAATCTTACGCGTTTGAATCGCGATTTCAAAAAGTGGAGAAAATAA